In Stigmatella erecta, a genomic segment contains:
- a CDS encoding DedA family protein has translation MEHGLLGLLLTHGSYALLFVALMAGGVGLPLPEDLVLLTGGTLAHLGVVKLPVVIGVCFAGVLSGDLLLFHTARKLGPRIYEKRWMKALLTPGRRTRISGLYARFGGRVIFLGRYLSVLRVPLFAMAAIQGMKTRTFLLWDALALSLSAPLLVSLGYLFSHSVSRVTAGVGHAEHVLAIVAVGLFAGFILVHALRARRAG, from the coding sequence ATGGAGCACGGACTGCTGGGACTGCTGCTCACCCATGGCTCGTATGCCCTGCTGTTCGTGGCGCTGATGGCCGGCGGGGTGGGGCTGCCCCTCCCGGAGGACCTCGTGCTGCTCACGGGTGGAACCCTGGCCCACCTGGGCGTGGTGAAGCTGCCGGTGGTCATCGGGGTGTGCTTCGCCGGGGTGCTCAGCGGGGACCTGCTGCTGTTCCACACGGCGCGCAAGCTGGGGCCCCGCATCTATGAGAAGCGCTGGATGAAGGCGCTGCTCACGCCCGGGCGCCGCACGCGCATCTCCGGGCTCTACGCGCGCTTCGGGGGGCGGGTCATCTTCCTGGGCCGGTACCTGTCCGTGCTGCGCGTGCCCCTGTTCGCGATGGCGGCCATCCAGGGCATGAAGACGCGCACCTTTCTCCTCTGGGATGCGCTGGCCCTGAGCCTCAGCGCGCCGCTGCTCGTGAGCCTGGGCTACCTCTTCTCCCACAGCGTCAGCCGGGTGACGGCGGGCGTGGGCCATGCGGAGCATGTGCTCGCCATCGTGGCGGTGGGGCTCTTCGCGGGCTTCATCCTCGTGCACGCGCTGCGGGCCCGGCGCGCGGGCTGA
- a CDS encoding phage tail protein: protein MSEPLLGEIRMFGGPSAPPGWALCNGQLLPISLHPSLFSLLGTSYGGDGRNTFALPDLRGRLPMHWGTGPGLSARPLGTRGGAETVTLTSGQMPSHAHKLSAYAGEGDASVPEGCVPAVLVNGATHEPAHLYSTVPNTSMNAKAIGIAGGGQPHDNLPPFQCVSFIIAIQGHLPPNG, encoded by the coding sequence ATGTCCGAGCCACTCCTTGGCGAAATCCGGATGTTCGGCGGCCCTTCCGCGCCGCCCGGGTGGGCGCTGTGCAACGGGCAACTCTTGCCCATCTCGCTCCACCCCTCGCTCTTCTCGCTGCTGGGCACGAGCTACGGGGGCGATGGGCGCAACACCTTCGCCCTGCCGGACCTGCGCGGGCGCCTGCCCATGCACTGGGGCACCGGGCCGGGCCTGTCGGCGCGCCCGCTGGGCACGCGCGGGGGCGCGGAGACGGTGACGCTGACCTCCGGCCAGATGCCCTCGCACGCGCACAAGCTCTCGGCGTACGCGGGGGAAGGCGACGCGAGCGTGCCCGAGGGGTGCGTGCCCGCGGTGCTGGTGAATGGCGCCACGCACGAGCCGGCGCACCTCTACAGCACCGTGCCCAACACCAGCATGAACGCCAAGGCCATCGGCATCGCGGGAGGAGGCCAGCCCCACGACAACCTGCCGCCCTTTCAGTGCGTGAGCTTCATCATCGCCATCCAGGGCCACCTGCCGCCGAACGGATGA
- a CDS encoding AI-2E family transporter — protein MTLRTAFTVGFALLAMGVLTVLVMKTRVALTLTGIATLLALALEHGVSLLQRKGMRRGLAITLVMVSVLALVGGLGMLLIPAAMTQGEALLTQLPTLMAEVRSYRLFRVLTKHFGMLMQLGGDVAVAGASAGAVASPAANTLSLTPVLEAIGGAVSVVGGIVTIFFLVVFMLAFGRGMPRWLIEQLPVAHRERYERVMLKVYQATGGYLSGLSLICTINATLTTVVLAVLGLPFFLPLGIVSGFSSMVPYAGPVVAGGFITLLTWVTGGWFKGMVVLIYFVIYGQLEGNVLAPLVFRRTVHVNPLLTLLAVLFCVELAGIIGAMVAVPVVATVQIIVRELLQLRQERRASPLV, from the coding sequence GTGACGTTGCGCACGGCCTTCACGGTGGGCTTTGCCCTGCTGGCCATGGGGGTGCTCACCGTGCTGGTGATGAAGACGCGCGTGGCGCTGACGCTCACGGGCATCGCCACCCTGCTGGCCCTGGCGCTGGAGCACGGCGTGTCCCTGCTGCAGCGCAAGGGGATGCGGCGGGGGCTCGCCATCACCCTGGTGATGGTCTCGGTGCTGGCGCTCGTGGGGGGGCTGGGCATGCTGCTCATCCCCGCGGCGATGACCCAGGGCGAGGCGCTGCTGACCCAGTTGCCTACATTGATGGCGGAGGTGCGCTCGTACCGGCTGTTCCGGGTGCTGACCAAGCACTTCGGCATGCTGATGCAGCTGGGCGGGGACGTGGCCGTGGCGGGGGCCTCGGCGGGCGCGGTGGCCTCACCGGCGGCCAACACGCTGTCGCTCACGCCGGTGCTGGAGGCCATTGGCGGGGCAGTGAGCGTGGTGGGCGGCATCGTCACGATCTTCTTCCTGGTGGTGTTCATGCTGGCGTTCGGCCGGGGCATGCCCCGCTGGCTCATCGAGCAGCTGCCCGTGGCGCACCGCGAGCGCTACGAGCGGGTCATGCTCAAGGTGTACCAGGCCACGGGCGGCTACCTGTCGGGGCTGTCGCTCATCTGCACCATCAACGCCACGCTCACCACGGTGGTGCTGGCGGTGCTGGGGCTGCCGTTCTTCCTGCCGCTGGGCATCGTCAGCGGCTTCTCCAGCATGGTGCCCTACGCGGGGCCGGTGGTGGCTGGCGGCTTCATCACGCTGCTCACGTGGGTGACGGGCGGGTGGTTCAAGGGGATGGTGGTGCTCATCTACTTCGTCATCTACGGGCAGCTGGAGGGCAACGTGCTGGCGCCGCTGGTGTTCCGGCGCACGGTGCACGTCAACCCGCTGCTCACGCTGCTGGCGGTGCTGTTCTGCGTGGAGCTGGCCGGCATCATCGGCGCGATGGTGGCGGTGCCGGTGGTGGCCACGGTGCAGATCATCGTCCGCGAGCTGCTGCAACTGCGCCAGGAGCGGCGCGCCAGCCCGCTGGTCTAG
- a CDS encoding XdhC family protein: MKDLDDILRARARTPGPYVMATVVAVAGSAYRRPGARMLMAESGWLAGGVSGGCLEGDIVRKAFFWTAQGPHLLRYDSTGEGADDEGGLSFALGCNGVVDVLLERWEPGPVDPLAFAGEARRQEQRAVVATVYRGPAHAVGARLLLREDGVEASTLSGLLREAVHAAAGEALAQGRTWSGPCGGADVLVEVVEPPAPVVLFGGGFDVVPMSAQAAGLGCHVTVVADKPQDTLRRRFPRAHAVVAAKASEVLDKVPLSPRTLAVLMTHSLPQDRQLLPQLLTRPLRYLGVLGPRSRTEKLLAELPFTPTPAQLGMLHAPVGLDLGAEGADEVALSIAAELRAVLSGREGGKLRERQAPIHAPAPPLARRLA; this comes from the coding sequence GTGAAGGATCTGGATGACATCCTGCGGGCCCGCGCCCGGACCCCGGGCCCGTACGTCATGGCCACCGTGGTGGCCGTGGCGGGCTCGGCGTACCGGCGCCCCGGCGCGCGCATGTTGATGGCCGAGAGCGGCTGGCTGGCCGGGGGGGTGAGCGGCGGCTGCCTGGAGGGCGACATCGTCCGCAAGGCCTTCTTCTGGACGGCCCAGGGCCCCCACCTGCTGCGCTACGACTCCACGGGCGAGGGCGCCGACGACGAGGGCGGCCTGTCCTTCGCGCTCGGGTGCAACGGCGTGGTGGACGTGCTGCTGGAGCGCTGGGAGCCGGGGCCGGTGGATCCGCTCGCCTTCGCCGGGGAGGCGCGGCGGCAGGAGCAGCGCGCGGTGGTGGCCACGGTGTACCGCGGCCCCGCGCACGCCGTGGGCGCCCGGCTGCTCTTGCGCGAGGACGGCGTGGAGGCCAGCACCCTGTCGGGCCTGCTGCGCGAGGCGGTGCATGCCGCGGCCGGGGAGGCCCTCGCCCAGGGGCGCACCTGGAGCGGCCCCTGCGGCGGCGCGGACGTGCTGGTGGAGGTGGTGGAGCCCCCCGCGCCCGTGGTGCTGTTCGGCGGCGGCTTCGATGTGGTGCCGATGAGCGCGCAGGCCGCGGGCCTGGGCTGTCACGTCACGGTGGTGGCCGACAAGCCGCAGGACACGCTGCGGCGGCGCTTTCCCCGCGCCCACGCGGTGGTGGCCGCCAAGGCCAGCGAGGTGCTGGACAAGGTGCCCCTCTCGCCGCGCACCCTCGCGGTGCTGATGACCCACAGCCTGCCGCAGGACCGGCAGCTGCTGCCCCAGCTGCTGACCCGGCCGCTGCGCTACCTGGGCGTGCTGGGCCCCCGCTCCCGCACGGAGAAGCTGCTCGCCGAGCTGCCCTTCACCCCCACCCCCGCGCAGCTCGGCATGCTGCACGCCCCAGTGGGGCTGGACCTGGGCGCCGAAGGGGCGGACGAGGTGGCCCTGTCCATCGCCGCCGAGCTGCGCGCCGTGCTCTCCGGGCGCGAGGGGGGCAAGCTGCGCGAGCGCCAGGCCCCCATCCACGCGCCGGCCCCGCCGCTGGCGCGGAGGCTCGCGTGA
- a CDS encoding nucleotidyltransferase family protein has protein sequence MRVGGVVLAAGSSSRLGQPKQLLLHEGKTLVRRTAEAAVAAGLAPVITVLGAHPEAVAAELAGLPVHPVLNPDWTAGMGLSLRVGLRALPPGVDAALVVLCDQLRVDAAHLSALVDTFTRTHAPIVASGYAGARGVPALFSRALFAELEALSPGEGARRVIAREPSRVVEVALAGGDEDLDTAADLARLTGTPRG, from the coding sequence GTGAGGGTGGGCGGGGTGGTGCTGGCCGCGGGGAGCTCCTCGCGGCTGGGCCAGCCCAAGCAGCTGCTCCTCCACGAGGGCAAGACCCTGGTGCGGCGCACCGCCGAGGCCGCCGTGGCCGCGGGCCTCGCCCCCGTCATCACCGTGCTCGGCGCGCACCCCGAGGCCGTGGCCGCCGAGCTGGCCGGCCTGCCGGTGCACCCCGTGCTCAACCCGGACTGGACCGCGGGCATGGGCCTGTCGCTGCGCGTGGGCCTGCGGGCCCTGCCCCCCGGGGTGGACGCGGCGCTCGTGGTGCTGTGCGATCAGCTCCGCGTGGATGCCGCCCACCTGAGCGCCCTGGTGGACACCTTCACGCGCACCCACGCCCCCATCGTCGCCTCGGGCTACGCGGGCGCGCGCGGGGTGCCCGCGCTGTTCTCCCGGGCGCTCTTCGCGGAGCTGGAGGCCCTCTCCCCCGGGGAGGGCGCGCGGCGGGTCATCGCGCGGGAGCCCTCGCGCGTGGTGGAGGTGGCGCTCGCCGGGGGGGACGAGGACCTCGACACCGCCGCGGACCTCGCCCGCCTTACCGGAACTCCACGGGGGTGA